A genomic window from Glaciihabitans sp. INWT7 includes:
- a CDS encoding GNAT family N-acetyltransferase has protein sequence MTYEYAEAPIDALSAERLAAQGLDFALVDTADREALTSWIQAENRGFHGTRMSKEKLDLQLPHIAHRRTTGVWDPDTADAASPVATVSTWVMDLTVPGERSIPAWAVSAVTVSPTHRRRGIARAMLEAELRTAVSLDVPVAILTVTEATIYGRYGFGPSVMSADWTIDTTRARWIGPETSGSLGFVEPETLLREGYELVQRVRLRTPGQVEFADILWERLLGMDGDPESAKGLRVVRFDDDEGELQGFAAYRVVEVGDDFTKHRLDLAFLVSATEEAYAGLWRFLLEMDLVSTISAPLRTFDEPLLWQLSDPRAVVRNGVREHLWTRILDVPVALSARSYSAAGVFVLDVSDDLGFADGLFLLTVAADGSATVEHLDAEAPDDAAALALTVDDLGALYLGGVSATTLARAGRITELRPGSAASLDATFRSPVTPWLSIWF, from the coding sequence GTGACCTACGAATACGCCGAAGCCCCGATCGATGCCCTGTCCGCCGAACGTCTCGCCGCCCAGGGCCTGGACTTCGCGCTCGTCGACACCGCCGACCGGGAGGCACTCACCTCCTGGATCCAGGCGGAGAATCGCGGTTTTCACGGTACGCGCATGTCGAAAGAGAAGCTCGATCTTCAGCTGCCCCACATCGCCCACCGTCGCACCACCGGGGTCTGGGATCCCGACACTGCGGATGCCGCCTCGCCGGTAGCCACCGTGAGCACCTGGGTGATGGACCTCACCGTGCCGGGCGAGAGGAGCATCCCTGCTTGGGCCGTGAGTGCCGTCACCGTCTCGCCCACCCATCGTCGTCGGGGAATCGCCCGCGCCATGCTCGAGGCCGAACTGCGCACGGCGGTCTCCCTCGATGTGCCCGTGGCGATCCTCACCGTGACCGAGGCCACGATCTACGGCCGCTACGGTTTCGGACCCTCGGTCATGAGCGCCGACTGGACCATCGACACGACGCGCGCGCGGTGGATCGGGCCGGAGACATCAGGCTCCCTCGGCTTCGTCGAGCCGGAGACGCTGTTGCGCGAGGGCTACGAACTGGTGCAACGGGTGCGGCTGCGCACCCCGGGCCAGGTCGAGTTCGCCGACATCCTGTGGGAACGGCTTCTCGGCATGGACGGTGATCCCGAATCGGCGAAGGGCCTCCGCGTCGTGCGGTTCGACGATGACGAGGGTGAGCTGCAGGGTTTCGCCGCGTACCGGGTGGTCGAGGTGGGCGACGACTTCACCAAGCACCGGCTCGACCTCGCCTTCCTCGTGTCTGCCACCGAGGAGGCCTACGCCGGGCTCTGGCGGTTCCTGCTCGAGATGGATCTCGTCTCTACGATCTCCGCGCCGCTGCGCACCTTCGACGAACCGCTCCTCTGGCAGCTCTCCGATCCGCGCGCCGTGGTGCGCAATGGGGTGCGCGAACACCTCTGGACGCGCATCCTGGATGTGCCGGTCGCCCTCTCGGCCCGGAGCTACAGCGCCGCCGGTGTCTTCGTGCTCGATGTCAGCGACGACCTCGGTTTCGCCGACGGACTGTTCCTTCTCACCGTCGCAGCTGACGGGAGCGCGACCGTCGAGCACCTCGACGCCGAAGCTCCGGATGACGCCGCCGCCCTCGCTCTCACTGTCGACGACCTCGGGGCCCTGTACCTCGGCGGCGTTTCGGCGACCACCCTGGCCCGGGCCGGGCGGATCACCGAGCTGCGACCGGGTTCGGCCGCATCCCTCGATGCCACATTCCGCTCGCCGGTGACCCCGTGGCTCAGCATCTGGTTCTGA
- a CDS encoding DUF429 domain-containing protein produces MLTAGVDLAAEPRGTALAVIDWSEAPARVVELELGVGDARIAEIAPTVASLGIDCAFGWPDDFVSFIARHSAGEPLQRLAAERGESGMEWRRRLAYRETDRAARARTGRWPLSVATDRLGLTAMHCAALLDALAGALGPIDRAAGGVAAEVYPSATLRLWGFSTVGYKTDAATRAVLFDAIGERAPWLDLAPVAASMIASDDVFDAVIAALAARAHALGLWHRPPAESLERAGREGWIVLPSVDLAELAPVPGRAPA; encoded by the coding sequence GTGCTGACCGCCGGCGTGGACCTTGCAGCCGAACCGCGGGGAACCGCGCTGGCTGTCATCGACTGGTCAGAGGCCCCGGCCCGCGTCGTCGAACTCGAACTCGGAGTCGGTGACGCCCGGATCGCGGAGATCGCACCGACCGTGGCCTCCCTCGGCATCGATTGCGCCTTCGGCTGGCCCGACGACTTCGTCTCGTTCATCGCCCGGCACTCCGCGGGCGAGCCCCTTCAGCGCCTAGCCGCAGAGAGAGGTGAATCGGGCATGGAGTGGCGACGACGCCTCGCCTACCGTGAGACCGATCGCGCCGCTCGCGCGCGCACCGGGCGCTGGCCGCTGAGCGTCGCCACCGACCGTCTCGGACTCACCGCCATGCACTGTGCCGCGCTGCTCGACGCGCTGGCCGGGGCGCTCGGCCCCATCGATCGAGCGGCGGGAGGTGTCGCTGCGGAGGTCTACCCTTCGGCCACGCTACGACTCTGGGGCTTCTCGACGGTCGGCTACAAGACGGATGCAGCCACGCGCGCCGTGTTGTTCGATGCGATCGGCGAACGTGCGCCGTGGCTCGACCTCGCGCCGGTGGCCGCTTCCATGATCGCCTCCGATGATGTCTTCGACGCGGTCATCGCGGCTCTCGCGGCGCGCGCCCACGCCCTCGGGCTCTGGCACCGCCCGCCCGCCGAGTCCCTCGAGCGCGCCGGTCGGGAGGGCTGGATCGTGCTGCCCTCTGTGGACCTCGCCGAGCTGGCTCCCGTGCCGGGACGGGCGCCGGCATAG
- a CDS encoding M18 family aminopeptidase has product MTDSPAAPTPADRSSADSALAHLADLAAFVQASPSSFHAVAEAARRLSSAGFTALEESEDWPVAAGRYFVVRGGAIVAWITPDGAEPTTPFRIVGAHTDSPGFALKPKPTTAAHGWLQAGVEVYGGPLYNSWLDRELEFAGRLVFDDGTSALVRTGPFLRFPQLAVHLDRGVNSEGLTLNPQQHLNPVIGVGALADTDVVAHLAGLAGRAGRHVVGYDIVTADTAAPRVFGLDGTLFASGRLDNLSSVHAGLAALLAVAGEPAPAATTPSIAVFAAFDHEEVGSETRSGAAGPFLESVLARIGTATVADRARAFAQSWCLSADAGHAVHPNYPERHDPVNRPLVNSGPLLKINANKRYATDALGAAEWARSCRQAGVDYQEFVSNNSVPCGSTIGPITATRLGIRTFDVGIALLSMHSARELCGVEDPAALASAMTAFLAPA; this is encoded by the coding sequence ATGACCGACTCGCCCGCTGCCCCCACTCCGGCGGATCGTTCCTCCGCCGATTCAGCCCTCGCCCATCTCGCCGACCTCGCCGCCTTCGTCCAGGCATCCCCCTCCTCATTCCACGCCGTCGCAGAAGCCGCCCGCCGGTTGTCCTCCGCCGGTTTCACGGCCCTGGAGGAATCCGAGGACTGGCCGGTTGCTGCCGGCCGATATTTCGTGGTGCGGGGCGGTGCCATCGTGGCCTGGATCACTCCGGACGGCGCCGAGCCGACCACTCCGTTCCGCATCGTCGGTGCCCATACCGACTCTCCGGGGTTCGCCCTCAAGCCCAAGCCCACCACGGCCGCGCACGGCTGGCTGCAGGCGGGGGTCGAGGTCTACGGCGGCCCGCTCTACAACTCCTGGCTCGATCGGGAGCTGGAATTCGCCGGACGACTCGTGTTCGACGACGGCACTTCGGCGCTGGTGCGCACCGGGCCTTTTCTTCGATTCCCGCAACTGGCGGTTCACCTCGATCGCGGGGTGAACAGCGAAGGACTCACCCTCAATCCGCAGCAACACCTCAACCCCGTGATCGGAGTGGGGGCACTGGCCGACACGGATGTCGTCGCCCACCTCGCCGGCCTCGCCGGCCGTGCCGGCAGACACGTCGTCGGCTACGACATCGTGACCGCCGACACCGCGGCACCCCGGGTCTTCGGGCTGGACGGCACCCTGTTCGCTTCGGGCCGACTGGACAACCTCTCCTCCGTTCACGCCGGGCTTGCTGCACTACTGGCTGTCGCGGGGGAGCCTGCTCCAGCCGCAACGACACCGTCCATCGCGGTCTTCGCGGCGTTCGACCACGAGGAAGTGGGGAGCGAGACGAGATCGGGCGCCGCTGGGCCGTTCCTCGAGAGCGTGCTGGCCAGGATCGGCACCGCCACAGTCGCGGATCGTGCTCGCGCGTTTGCGCAGTCGTGGTGCCTGTCAGCGGATGCCGGCCATGCGGTGCACCCGAACTATCCGGAACGTCATGACCCGGTGAACCGGCCTCTCGTGAACAGCGGACCACTGCTCAAGATCAACGCGAACAAACGCTACGCCACCGACGCGCTGGGTGCAGCGGAGTGGGCGCGCAGCTGCCGCCAGGCCGGGGTCGACTATCAGGAGTTCGTGTCGAACAATTCAGTGCCCTGCGGATCGACGATCGGTCCGATCACCGCGACGAGGCTCGGCATCCGCACCTTCGACGTCGGCATCGCGCTCCTCTCCATGCACTCAGCCCGCGAGCTGTGCGGGGTGGAGGATCCCGCCGCGCTCGCATCGGCGATGACGGCATTCCTGGCGCCGGCCTGA
- a CDS encoding DUF4433 domain-containing protein gives MAECIHGLEAGLCDQCFPKAVPVLEVVTAAGQRNARAKAAVTRRAASAASKTVESVSDQRIYHLTHIRNLAGILSSGAILADGNEAFTARPEVNLSSAETRESRRATAVSGLGSPNVAEFVPFFLVPNSTMWEDIRSDSVDPRLSPDARGAVAADFVLLVSTVKHATEHTDDGAIVVTDGDAAHVLTRFAASTESSERMLRRLRADDNAETIVEAELLVKDSLPFELVTLVGVANDRAREEVRAILKSSEYSPKVSVYPPWFQKPEA, from the coding sequence GTGGCCGAATGTATTCACGGACTCGAAGCGGGCCTGTGCGACCAGTGCTTCCCCAAGGCCGTTCCCGTGCTCGAAGTGGTCACGGCGGCAGGCCAGCGCAACGCGCGGGCCAAGGCGGCGGTGACGCGTCGAGCAGCGTCGGCGGCATCGAAGACTGTCGAGAGTGTCAGTGACCAGCGCATCTATCACCTCACCCATATTCGGAATCTCGCCGGCATCCTCTCCTCGGGGGCGATCCTCGCCGACGGCAATGAGGCCTTCACCGCACGCCCGGAGGTGAACCTCTCATCCGCCGAAACCCGGGAATCGCGACGTGCGACAGCGGTATCCGGCCTCGGCAGCCCGAATGTGGCCGAATTCGTGCCATTCTTCCTCGTGCCGAACTCCACGATGTGGGAGGACATCCGCTCGGACTCCGTCGATCCGCGCCTCTCGCCGGATGCTCGGGGAGCGGTCGCCGCAGACTTCGTGCTGCTGGTGAGCACCGTGAAGCATGCGACGGAGCACACCGACGACGGTGCGATCGTCGTGACCGACGGCGACGCCGCTCATGTGCTCACTCGCTTCGCTGCCTCCACCGAATCGAGCGAACGGATGCTGCGTCGCCTCCGTGCCGACGACAACGCCGAGACGATCGTGGAGGCCGAGCTCCTGGTCAAGGACAGCTTGCCTTTCGAACTGGTGACGCTGGTCGGGGTCGCCAACGATCGAGCGCGGGAAGAGGTTCGCGCGATCCTCAAATCGTCCGAGTACAGCCCGAAGGTCTCCGTCTACCCGCCCTGGTTCCAGAAGCCAGAGGCCTGA